In a single window of the Prochlorococcus marinus str. AS9601 genome:
- a CDS encoding DUF3685 domain-containing protein yields MELISKKSILIIAPSLIAESLSLKLTSLDQNLDINFSNGKGNKTPDLVIWNVLNFQSEDLISLELLKLRERYDESKFLIILSGELVYEANTPTSLNAEGFLLNPSAEKVLESIETILNGGRVFDIENNSRVQLNKNKPLSFSQKILTSGLKQIDSEINYIFKYVNSDSTPEFYKFILKGRLRELITAKSFLIFLWGNSLELYTEAVYTENKINLENKNTVFIKDKNTAEIWNLILDRLKERYSSTNLQVEFNNSSIILSGIKKEFISRLICKMLDELDNLVKNIKENYKEKDFKDDLNSLIKELKVNTISNITDSYFRLKKGGESISINDFIYSEVSCEEIDRESHESIMFIEPIIKNEALDYDGKLLPLYETESFLILENIISNWTIRNCNLLASEIFNICSSWPELRTVLINPELQSTRNFERFRNNINNYNRWHDYIYMPIYLYESKREYIDIIDKKFTRYFKNENREKELENLEWLQKQVTLLVEIRDAVAPQLEVAVKYIGNLFVTFLTKVVGKAIGLVGKGILQGLGRSSSK; encoded by the coding sequence TTGGAATTAATTTCAAAAAAATCGATATTGATTATTGCTCCAAGCTTAATAGCAGAATCTTTATCGCTTAAGTTAACATCACTAGACCAAAATTTAGACATTAATTTTAGTAATGGAAAAGGTAATAAAACTCCAGATTTAGTTATATGGAATGTTCTTAATTTCCAATCAGAAGATCTTATAAGTTTAGAATTATTAAAATTAAGAGAAAGATATGATGAGTCAAAGTTTCTTATAATTCTTTCTGGCGAACTTGTTTATGAAGCAAATACCCCCACATCGTTAAATGCTGAAGGTTTTCTTTTAAATCCTAGTGCAGAAAAAGTTCTTGAATCTATTGAAACCATTTTAAATGGAGGAAGGGTATTTGATATTGAAAATAATTCCCGAGTTCAATTAAACAAAAATAAGCCTCTCAGTTTTAGTCAAAAAATTCTAACTTCAGGTCTTAAACAAATAGATTCTGAAATTAACTATATATTCAAATATGTCAACTCTGATTCAACACCAGAATTTTATAAATTCATTTTAAAAGGAAGATTAAGAGAACTTATTACTGCAAAATCTTTTCTAATTTTCTTATGGGGTAATTCACTAGAACTTTATACAGAGGCAGTTTACACTGAAAATAAAATAAATCTTGAAAATAAGAACACTGTTTTCATTAAAGATAAAAACACCGCAGAAATATGGAATTTGATTTTAGATAGACTAAAAGAAAGGTATAGCTCAACTAACTTACAGGTTGAATTTAATAATTCATCAATAATTCTCTCTGGAATAAAGAAAGAATTCATTTCGCGACTAATTTGCAAAATGTTAGATGAGTTAGATAATTTAGTCAAAAATATTAAGGAAAACTATAAGGAGAAAGATTTTAAAGATGATTTAAATTCTCTTATAAAAGAACTTAAAGTTAATACAATTTCAAATATCACAGACAGTTATTTTCGATTAAAAAAAGGTGGCGAATCTATTTCAATAAATGATTTTATTTATAGTGAGGTAAGTTGCGAAGAGATAGATAGAGAATCACACGAATCAATAATGTTTATTGAGCCAATTATTAAAAATGAAGCTCTTGACTATGATGGAAAATTACTCCCTCTATATGAAACAGAATCGTTTTTGATCCTTGAAAATATTATTTCAAACTGGACAATAAGGAACTGTAATTTATTAGCTTCTGAAATCTTTAATATTTGTTCTTCTTGGCCTGAATTAAGAACTGTACTTATAAATCCCGAATTACAATCGACAAGAAATTTTGAAAGATTTAGAAATAATATTAATAACTACAATCGCTGGCATGACTATATTTATATGCCTATCTACTTGTATGAGAGTAAAAGAGAATATATTGATATTATCGATAAAAAATTTACCCGTTACTTTAAAAATGAAAATAGAGAGAAAGAATTAGAGAATCTAGAATGGCTACAAAAACAAGTTACATTGTTAGTTGAGATAAGAGATGCCGTAGCACCACAGTTAGAAGTTGCTGTAAAATATATCGGTAATCTTTTCGTAACTTTCCTTACAAAGGTCGTTGGTAAAGCTATCGGTTTAGTGGGGAAAGGAATCCTTCAAGGATTAGGAAGATCAAGTTCAAAGTAA
- the hisA gene encoding 1-(5-phosphoribosyl)-5-[(5-phosphoribosylamino)methylideneamino]imidazole-4-carboxamide isomerase has product MDLIPAIDLMNGKCVRLFKGDFNKRKDFAKEPHEQAEFWEREGAKYIHIVDLDAAKTGSPTNDKSIKKIAKTVNIPIQIGGGIRSQERIEQLFSYGVEKVIMGTSAIENKELVKDLSNKFPGRIIVGIDAKDGKVSTRGWLEQSNIFATDLVKEFSSFKIASFIVTDINTDGTLEGTNEEFIKSILEITDIPVIASGGVGSISDLLSLVKFENSGLFGVIVGKALYENKFTINEANNVLSAERLNDIDLNTNYYA; this is encoded by the coding sequence ACTTCGCCAAAGAGCCTCATGAGCAAGCTGAATTTTGGGAAAGAGAAGGAGCAAAATATATACATATAGTTGATTTGGATGCTGCAAAAACTGGATCCCCAACAAACGATAAATCTATAAAAAAGATTGCAAAAACAGTAAACATACCTATTCAAATAGGTGGGGGTATAAGGTCTCAAGAAAGGATAGAACAATTATTTTCTTATGGTGTTGAGAAAGTTATCATGGGAACCTCTGCAATAGAAAATAAAGAACTAGTTAAAGACTTATCAAATAAATTTCCTGGAAGGATAATTGTTGGGATAGATGCAAAAGATGGAAAAGTTAGTACAAGGGGGTGGCTTGAGCAATCTAATATTTTTGCCACAGATCTAGTAAAGGAGTTTTCTTCATTTAAAATTGCTAGTTTTATTGTTACGGATATAAATACAGATGGGACGTTGGAAGGGACAAATGAAGAATTCATAAAAAGCATACTTGAAATTACAGATATTCCAGTAATAGCCTCAGGAGGTGTTGGTTCAATTTCTGATTTATTATCCTTAGTAAAATTTGAAAACTCTGGCCTATTTGGAGTAATAGTAGGTAAAGCTCTATATGAAAATAAATTCACGATAAACGAAGCGAATAATGTATTGTCAGCAGAGAGATTAAATGACATTGATTTAAACACAAATTACTACGCTTAA